In Apteryx mantelli isolate bAptMan1 chromosome 18, bAptMan1.hap1, whole genome shotgun sequence, a single window of DNA contains:
- the HM13 gene encoding minor histocompatibility antigen H13 isoform X1 yields MEQAAAHNGSGAGAAPAAGAARPPATPEGMALAYGSLVLMALLPIFFGALRSVSCAKSKNSSEMPETITSRDAARFPIVASCTLLGLYLFFKIFSQEYINLLLSMYFFVLGILALSHTISPMMNRFFPANFPNKQYQLLFTQGSGETKEEIVNYEFDTKDLVCLAMSSVVGVWYLLRKHWIANNLFGLAFSLNGVELLHLNNVSTGCILLGGLFIYDVFWVFGTNVMVTVAKSFEAPIKLVFPQDLLEKGLEADNFAMLGLGDIVIPGIFIALLLRFDISLKKNTHTYFYTSFVAYIFGLGLTIFIMHIFKHAQPALLYLVPACIGFPLLVALAKGEVTEMFSYESSAEILPHTPRLTHFPTVSGSPASLADSMQQKLSCPRRRRQQSPSAM; encoded by the exons atGGAACAGGCCGCGGCGCACAacggcagcggcgccggggccgcccccgccgccggggccgcccggccgcccgccacCCCCGAGGGCATGGCCCTGGCCTACGGCAGCCTCGTCCTCATGGCCCTGCTGCCCATCTTCTTCGGGGCGCTGCGCTCCGTCAGCTGCGCCAAGAGCAAG aaCTCCTCTGAGATGCCAGAGACCATTACCAGCCGAGATGCTGCTCGTTTTCCCATTGTTGCCAGTTGTACCCTTCTGGGACTCTACCTCTTCTTTAAA ATATTCTCACAAGAGTACATCAACCTCCTGCTCTCCATGTATTTCTTTGTGTTGGGTATCCTAGCCCTGTCCCACACCATCAG CCCCATGATGAACAGATTCTTTCCTGCAAATTTCCCCAACAAACAGTACCAGCTTCTCTTTACCCAGGGCTCGGGGGAGACCAAGGAAG AAATAGTGAATTACGAGTTTGACACCAAGGATCTTGTgtgcctggccatgagcagtgTTGTCGGGGTCTGGTACCTGCTGAGAAAG CACTGGATTGCGAACAATCTCTTTGGCCTGGCGTTTTCCCTCAACGGGGTGGAGCTGCTACACTTGAACAACGTCAGCACTGGCTGCATCTTGCTTGGGGGCCTCTTCATCTACGACGTCTTCTGG GTCTTTGGCACCAACGTGATGGTGACTGTTGCCAAATCGTTTGAGGCCCCAATAAAAT TGGTTTTCCCTCAGGACCTGCTGGAGAAGGGCCTAGAGGCCGACAACTttgccatgctgggtctgggagaCATTGTCATTCCAG GGATCTTCATTGCCTTGCTGTTGCGTTTTGACATCAG CTTAAAGAAGAACACGCACACGTATTTCTACACCAGCTTTGTGGCCTACATCTTTGGGCTTGGCCTGACCATATTCATCATGCACATCTTCAAGCATGCCCAG CCGGCTCTTCTATACCTAGTCCCCGCCTGCATTGGATTCCCACTTCTTGTGGCCTTGGCAAAGGGAGAAGTAACTGAAATGTTCAG CTATGAGTCCTCTGCTGAAATCTTGCCACACACACCAAGACTTACCCACTTCCCCACCGTGTCCGGCTCGCCGGCCAGCCTTGCTGATTCCATGCAGCAGAAGCTGTcctgtccccgccgccgccggcagcaaaGCCCTAGCGCCATGTAG
- the HM13 gene encoding minor histocompatibility antigen H13 isoform X2, with translation MEQAAAHNGSGAGAAPAAGAARPPATPEGMALAYGSLVLMALLPIFFGALRSVSCAKSKNSSEMPETITSRDAARFPIVASCTLLGLYLFFKIFSQEYINLLLSMYFFVLGILALSHTISPMMNRFFPANFPNKQYQLLFTQGSGETKEEIVNYEFDTKDLVCLAMSSVVGVWYLLRKHWIANNLFGLAFSLNGVELLHLNNVSTGCILLGGLFIYDVFWVFGTNVMVTVAKSFEAPIKLVFPQDLLEKGLEADNFAMLGLGDIVIPGIFIALLLRFDISLKKNTHTYFYTSFVAYIFGLGLTIFIMHIFKHAQPALLYLVPACIGFPLLVALAKGEVTEMFSYEETSTPKEVPGASKEETTEADKKEK, from the exons atGGAACAGGCCGCGGCGCACAacggcagcggcgccggggccgcccccgccgccggggccgcccggccgcccgccacCCCCGAGGGCATGGCCCTGGCCTACGGCAGCCTCGTCCTCATGGCCCTGCTGCCCATCTTCTTCGGGGCGCTGCGCTCCGTCAGCTGCGCCAAGAGCAAG aaCTCCTCTGAGATGCCAGAGACCATTACCAGCCGAGATGCTGCTCGTTTTCCCATTGTTGCCAGTTGTACCCTTCTGGGACTCTACCTCTTCTTTAAA ATATTCTCACAAGAGTACATCAACCTCCTGCTCTCCATGTATTTCTTTGTGTTGGGTATCCTAGCCCTGTCCCACACCATCAG CCCCATGATGAACAGATTCTTTCCTGCAAATTTCCCCAACAAACAGTACCAGCTTCTCTTTACCCAGGGCTCGGGGGAGACCAAGGAAG AAATAGTGAATTACGAGTTTGACACCAAGGATCTTGTgtgcctggccatgagcagtgTTGTCGGGGTCTGGTACCTGCTGAGAAAG CACTGGATTGCGAACAATCTCTTTGGCCTGGCGTTTTCCCTCAACGGGGTGGAGCTGCTACACTTGAACAACGTCAGCACTGGCTGCATCTTGCTTGGGGGCCTCTTCATCTACGACGTCTTCTGG GTCTTTGGCACCAACGTGATGGTGACTGTTGCCAAATCGTTTGAGGCCCCAATAAAAT TGGTTTTCCCTCAGGACCTGCTGGAGAAGGGCCTAGAGGCCGACAACTttgccatgctgggtctgggagaCATTGTCATTCCAG GGATCTTCATTGCCTTGCTGTTGCGTTTTGACATCAG CTTAAAGAAGAACACGCACACGTATTTCTACACCAGCTTTGTGGCCTACATCTTTGGGCTTGGCCTGACCATATTCATCATGCACATCTTCAAGCATGCCCAG CCGGCTCTTCTATACCTAGTCCCCGCCTGCATTGGATTCCCACTTCTTGTGGCCTTGGCAAAGGGAGAAGTAACTGAAATGTTCAG CTACGAGGAGACCTCTACCCCTAAGGAGGTGCCGGGGGCCTCCAAGGAAGAGACGACAGAAGCTGATAAGAAGGAGAAGTGA